The sequence AGTTTTGGCGAAAACGGCCGGACCACAAGCTCACCCTGGCTTCCACGAGACCGACGATCGCTCGGCGGATCGTCGCCTCACTCTTGAATGAAATCACACAACACGTTCAGTGCGCCGGATATTATCGGAATTCCGTTCATCATCCATATTCCCTTCAAGCGAATGGAAACAGTGGAGGCGGTCAAGCGACCCCTTCCATCGATGCTGAGGGAGTTAGCAATGCGGATTTTGGTTATCGGAGCGTCCGGGACGATTGGTCGACCGCTGTGTGATGTGCTGGCGCAGCGCGGGCATGAAATCGTTGCTGCCGGCCGCAACGGGCGTGACGTTTCTGTCGACATTCGTTCGGCTGAAAGTATCGAGGCGATGTTTCGAAGCGCAGGGCTAATCGATGCCTGCATCTGCGTCGCCGAATCCGGCGCCCTCGACAAATTCGAGGAACTGACCGAGACCGTCCTGCTCGAAAACATGCGCGGGAAGTTCTTCGGCCAGATCAATCTTGTCCTGATCGGCCAAAGATATCTTTCCGATGGCGGATCCTTCACGCTCAGCAGCGGCATCTTTGCCGACGAGGCATGGCCCGGGGTTACCGGCGGCGCGGTTATCAGCGGCGCGCTGCACAGTTTCGTCCTGTCGGCCGCGATCGAGCTGAAGCGAAGCATGCGGATCAACGCCGTCAGCCCGACGATGGTCGCCGACTCCTTTGCCGACTACGGCCATCTCTTTCCGGGCATGGCCCCGGTGGCGATGGACGACCTGATCGGCGCCTATGTCGCCAGCGTCGAAGGTGGCGGCACAGGCGAAATCTACAGGATGTATGGCCGTTGATGCGCTTCCGGACTTCGACCGCGGCAACGCTTACGGCGCGGCCGAAGCCCGATCGAGGGCACGCTCGCGCAGCGCAAAGACATCGTCTACCAGTTCGGGCACCGGCCCCGCCACCACTGCGTCGCGGATGACCGCTTGGATCGGCAAGGCGTTCACGGGCGGTCGTGAAAGGCCGCGTCGGTCCAGCCATGCAACGAGTTGGTCCGACGATGTCGCATAAACGATCCGGCCAAGGCCGACCCATCCGTGTGCGGCGGCGCACATGGGGCAATGCTCGCCCGAGGTATAGACCGTGGCGCTAGCGCGCTCGACCGGTGTCATGTTTTCTGCCGCCCACCGGGCGATGGCGAATTCCGGATGCCGGGTGTGATCGCCGCCGGCAACCTCGTTTCGGCCCTCGTACAGAATGTCGCCGCCGCTCGAAACCAGCACCGAGCCAAAAGGCTGGTCGCCGGCATCCACCGCCTCCTCGGCAAGTGCGACGCAGCGGCGCAGATGTGTCATGTCGACTTCGGAAATCACGCTATTCTCCCTTGCTCACTTCTTGCCGTTGCCGGCCAGGGCCGCGGTGACGCCGAGCCCGATATAGAGAAATCCACTGAAGTAACGTTCGAACCGCAGGTAGCTGCGATTGCCGCGAAGCCAGCGTCCAGCCATCCCTGCCGCCATCGCATAGCTGGTGTCGGTGATCAGCCCAAGCGCAGTAAACAATAGACCGAGGGTGA comes from Ensifer sp. PDNC004 and encodes:
- a CDS encoding short chain dehydrogenase → MRILVIGASGTIGRPLCDVLAQRGHEIVAAGRNGRDVSVDIRSAESIEAMFRSAGLIDACICVAESGALDKFEELTETVLLENMRGKFFGQINLVLIGQRYLSDGGSFTLSSGIFADEAWPGVTGGAVISGALHSFVLSAAIELKRSMRINAVSPTMVADSFADYGHLFPGMAPVAMDDLIGAYVASVEGGGTGEIYRMYGR
- a CDS encoding nucleoside deaminase — encoded protein: MISEVDMTHLRRCVALAEEAVDAGDQPFGSVLVSSGGDILYEGRNEVAGGDHTRHPEFAIARWAAENMTPVERASATVYTSGEHCPMCAAAHGWVGLGRIVYATSSDQLVAWLDRRGLSRPPVNALPIQAVIRDAVVAGPVPELVDDVFALRERALDRASAAP